The Bacteroidales bacterium nucleotide sequence AACTTAAAATTCGCGATGTTATTCCTTTTATAGGCATTGAAGAATCTACCAAGCAAAAAACTCGTGCCTTGCTTGAAACTCTTCTTCGGAGTTTGGGATACACCGAGATATACCTAGAATTTAAAAATGGATTGCAAATCGATGGTGTTGTTCTAAAGCCCTCGGTGGCAGACTCGTTGCTTTTTAAGAATTGAGAAATTTATATAGCGTGATATTTAATAGATATTAAAGTGGATCAATGTGGGTAGGATTTCCCCCTTTTTTAAGGGGGAACAAAAGGGGGTAAATTAGAAATATTAAAATTACCACCCCTACCCCTCCTTAAAAAAGGAGGGGATTCACCACACAAAGTACCGCTCAAAAATGGCACATATGGTTAACATTCATAATTTTTACAATACTTATATAGTCTCTGAAAACAGGAGGTAATTATGATAATCTCGTTCTTGCTTAAAAATATACGTTCCATAATCGATGCGCTGATAATTGCTGCCATAATAGTAGTTTTTGTAATATTCGATCCCTTTAAATGGTTTAACACTGGCATTAATATTCGCAACACTCCTGTTTCGGTGCAAAACATTAGGGAAATAAGGCAGCTTATCACAGCCGAATACTATGGCGAGGCCATTGCTTCGCTTTCCGAAAGTTATATGGAAGAAATTGCCCCTAAAAAGATAAATGAGGAAGGGCAAAATTTATTTATCAATTTAATAACAGCCGTTGACTCTCTTAGAAAAACAGACAAACCAGGATGGTTTACTTTCGATGCAATTCATAAATGGAATATCGAGAGTCGTCTAGGCGAGTATTTCCCATGGATAACACATAGTAAACTTTACCCCAACTTAATGAAATGTCTATGTGATACTATTAATAAGGGATTACCCGCAAATAAAAAATTCGATACTAAAAAATTGCTATTTGAACTATATGATAATAAGGGAATATGTAAAGGCAGTAGCTTTGAAATTTCCAAAGAAACTGAATTAGTTAATTTGACTAAATATTTTAAATCAGATATCAAACTCCAAGAAAAGAAAAAAAATATCGTTTACATAGGTCGTGGCTGGGTAAAAGCAGGTATCGATTTTGGAAAACTTAAACCCGATGATATTTTCTACAATTCTAGCAACAGCACCTTATATATCAAAAATTGCGAACCCGAAATCCTAAATTGCGATATTAATCCTTGGTTCATTCCCAACAAGGTTAAAGGATTTGAATTGATAAAGCAGAAAGGAAGTTTTGACAATCCTTTTGCCGAGGCCGTTAAGGTAAAAAAGGCTTGTATCGAAAACCTTCGCCTTCAGGCGATGAATAGCGGAATCATTAATCAAGCACGGAAAAATGCACGCGAAAGCCTTATGAACCTCTTTAGCCTTCTGATGGATAGTAATGTTAAACAGGTTGTATTCACCAAGAATAAATTTGAACAAATACTAAATGAGATTCAGAAAGATACGCTAATATCCAACCAAGAGGCAGTATTTATCAATGAACTTACGGCTAAAAGTTTGAAAGATATTGATACAGCCTTCTACTCCGATTATCGCATGCAGCTAGCGGATCTTAGCGGTTTTTGCAGTAAACTACAATCGTTTAAATATGCTGGCAATCCTGTAAATGGTATCTCGCTTGATATGGCTCCATTCCTACAAAACGATAAAATTGATACCATTGAACTCGATAAAGCCATAAAGATTTTATGCACAACCGCTTATCGTGATTCGGCTGCTATAAAGAATGACATGTATAGACTAATGGCTAGCTACAGAATTCCCCAGAACGATTTTATCGATAGCAGCTTAACAAAAGGAATAATAAACTACCATCCTAAAACCGATTTTCAATACAAGATGGCTAGTTTAACCCGAATCTACCGCGATAGCCTTTACAACCGTGCGTTGAATAAATGCACCAAAGTTTTAAAAACACCCAAAAACCGCTATGCAATTTGGTTTAAATCCAGAGTAGACTACGATAGTACCCTAATTCAAACAGCACGATACCTCCAAACAAAATGCGATGCCAATATGCTGAAAGTAGATAAATCAGCTTTAATCAACCTTAGTAAAGATACAACCCAAGTAAAGCGTATTCTGGGGGTTTTTAGAGAAAATGTGGAGATAGTAAAGAAAAAGTAAGCATTTGATATTATTAGGGCATTTAAAACTATCGCAAAATGCGATATGTTGTTCTTCCCTTAAAATTTCACCCAAACTCTTTAATAAACCTCCCAACCCTCCTTGAAAAGGAGGGCTAATTGAGTTTTGGAGTTTGGTTTGTTTTTAGAAGAAAAGTTGTATCGTCCTGAAAAAAGTTGACAGATTTTTCTAATCCTAAGCGGAGTTGACAAAACATAATTTTCGGGTAATGATGAGCCGGAAGATAGTTTTGCTTCAGACAGAAGGGGCTAGATGCCCCGCCT carries:
- a CDS encoding DUF4230 domain-containing protein, translating into MIISFLLKNIRSIIDALIIAAIIVVFVIFDPFKWFNTGINIRNTPVSVQNIREIRQLITAEYYGEAIASLSESYMEEIAPKKINEEGQNLFINLITAVDSLRKTDKPGWFTFDAIHKWNIESRLGEYFPWITHSKLYPNLMKCLCDTINKGLPANKKFDTKKLLFELYDNKGICKGSSFEISKETELVNLTKYFKSDIKLQEKKKNIVYIGRGWVKAGIDFGKLKPDDIFYNSSNSTLYIKNCEPEILNCDINPWFIPNKVKGFELIKQKGSFDNPFAEAVKVKKACIENLRLQAMNSGIINQARKNARESLMNLFSLLMDSNVKQVVFTKNKFEQILNEIQKDTLISNQEAVFINELTAKSLKDIDTAFYSDYRMQLADLSGFCSKLQSFKYAGNPVNGISLDMAPFLQNDKIDTIELDKAIKILCTTAYRDSAAIKNDMYRLMASYRIPQNDFIDSSLTKGIINYHPKTDFQYKMASLTRIYRDSLYNRALNKCTKVLKTPKNRYAIWFKSRVDYDSTLIQTARYLQTKCDANMLKVDKSALINLSKDTTQVKRILGVFRENVEIVKKK